Proteins from one Desulfonema limicola genomic window:
- a CDS encoding TrbI/VirB10 family protein, which yields MAKLNIRDLLTKVKKAWGKSRVKEEFDKKDTGKKSGIIKIVVSAVLIILLIIVMKNREEQNTEEIFPSAPGEVDLGMDTKVLQKSWYAKANDELTRQDKRLSELEQRMKTVLGEVEEKTEGFQNTFEKEFDASLKQLKAEKEKSRADKGPLKSEEKGNTDTGKDKSISADKAMQETPQPMTAENLPVKKAYPEQPVNTGKASAQNPQSGIQSGNRTHTGQKDKPPAFTNLIHMDIEKASFMDKEKTGKKEQASVIPIKDVIPVGSFFKCTLLTGVDAATGLKAQSQPQPVLLKINTLTTLPNEFQQDVRQCHITGEAYGSLSEERAYIRVNNLSCIKKSGQIINSEIRGFVTGEDGSLGLRGRMVSKKGVFLARSIVASFVEGISKAFSAAGTTTSAVWGGTEKTVSPQDAFQVGFGEGMSSAMSDLAKSYTDMAKETFPVIEISSGRQVHVVTVGETDLTAKQRLFSK from the coding sequence ATGGCAAAATTAAATATCAGAGACCTTTTGACAAAGGTAAAAAAAGCCTGGGGAAAAAGCCGGGTAAAGGAAGAATTTGATAAAAAGGATACCGGAAAAAAGTCCGGGATAATAAAGATAGTCGTGAGCGCGGTTCTGATAATCCTGCTGATTATTGTCATGAAAAACAGGGAAGAGCAGAATACAGAAGAAATATTCCCCTCAGCTCCCGGAGAGGTTGATCTGGGCATGGACACAAAGGTTCTGCAAAAAAGCTGGTATGCCAAAGCCAATGACGAACTTACCAGGCAGGATAAAAGACTGAGCGAGCTTGAACAGAGGATGAAAACAGTTCTGGGAGAGGTTGAGGAGAAAACAGAAGGTTTTCAAAATACCTTTGAAAAGGAATTTGATGCATCCCTGAAGCAATTAAAGGCTGAAAAGGAAAAGTCAAGGGCAGATAAAGGGCCTTTGAAGTCAGAAGAAAAGGGCAATACTGATACTGGAAAAGATAAATCCATTTCAGCAGATAAGGCTATGCAGGAAACACCTCAACCCATGACAGCAGAAAATCTGCCTGTTAAAAAAGCCTATCCTGAACAGCCTGTAAATACCGGAAAAGCATCAGCACAGAATCCGCAATCAGGAATTCAATCAGGAAACCGGACGCATACAGGACAGAAAGATAAACCCCCAGCCTTTACCAATCTGATCCATATGGATATTGAAAAAGCATCTTTCATGGATAAGGAAAAAACCGGGAAAAAGGAACAGGCCAGTGTTATTCCCATAAAAGATGTAATTCCTGTGGGAAGCTTTTTCAAATGCACCCTGCTCACAGGTGTGGATGCAGCCACAGGGTTAAAAGCCCAGTCCCAGCCACAGCCCGTACTTTTAAAGATCAACACCTTGACCACACTTCCCAATGAATTTCAGCAGGATGTCAGGCAGTGCCATATAACAGGCGAGGCATACGGAAGCCTGTCAGAAGAAAGAGCCTATATCCGGGTCAATAACCTGTCCTGCATTAAAAAAAGCGGGCAGATCATAAACTCGGAAATCCGGGGATTTGTCACAGGTGAGGACGGTTCCCTGGGATTGCGCGGAAGAATGGTATCCAAAAAAGGGGTATTCCTGGCCAGATCAATTGTGGCCTCTTTTGTTGAAGGTATTTCAAAAGCATTTTCCGCAGCCGGAACAACCACAAGTGCAGTCTGGGGAGGAACGGAAAAAACCGTTTCCCCCCAGGATGCCTTCCAGGTTGGATTCGGGGAAGGCATGTCCAGTGCCATGTCTGATCTTGCAAAGAGCTATACAGACATGGCAAAAGAAACCTTCCCGGTTATTGAAATCAGCTCAGGCAGGCAGGTTCATGTGGTGACAGTCGGTGAAACGGATTTAACAGCAAAACAGCGCCTGTTCAGCAAATAA
- a CDS encoding TraE/TraK family type IV conjugative transfer system protein: MQRKVFLEYWNSVERINRLFAGTIIVMALGMAVMGMAFYKYIGWQKVVLVPPAITDKIEIAGDTNSADYVRVMVKYIGQEIMEYTPNDIGQRISTVLFYVPPRYHDKVKKSLENLRQDVLQSGLNQMFRLHEMRVRENGEAYLMGNIERYVEGRPVWSNVAKLRINFSLKNGRFSILGFQMKVGPFKAVVKDQIYTGFEENQREQ; encoded by the coding sequence ATGCAACGAAAAGTTTTTCTTGAATACTGGAACAGTGTTGAGCGCATAAACAGGCTGTTTGCAGGAACCATTATTGTAATGGCCCTTGGCATGGCAGTCATGGGCATGGCTTTTTACAAATACATCGGATGGCAGAAGGTTGTTCTTGTGCCGCCTGCCATTACAGATAAAATTGAGATTGCCGGGGATACCAACAGTGCTGACTATGTCCGGGTCATGGTAAAATATATTGGCCAGGAGATCATGGAATATACGCCCAATGACATTGGACAGCGGATCAGCACTGTGCTTTTTTATGTTCCGCCCAGGTATCATGACAAGGTAAAAAAATCCCTGGAAAATCTCAGGCAGGATGTTCTGCAAAGCGGTCTGAACCAGATGTTCAGGCTGCATGAAATGCGGGTGCGCGAGAACGGGGAAGCCTATCTCATGGGCAATATTGAAAGATATGTGGAAGGCCGCCCGGTCTGGTCAAATGTGGCAAAGCTCAGGATAAATTTCAGCCTGAAAAACGGTCGTTTCAGCATCCTGGGCTTTCAGATGAAAGTCGGCCCGTTCAAGGCCGTGGTAAAAGACCAGATTTACACCGGGTTTGAAGAAAACCAGAGGGAGCAGTAA